One part of the Oikeobacillus pervagus genome encodes these proteins:
- a CDS encoding DUF1128 domain-containing protein: MNLAVKSVENIEYMIEKIKDKLRMVNAGAVKPSHFDEDMYEELKDLYDMVMKKTAFSPSEMQAIAEELGKLRK; this comes from the coding sequence ATGAATTTAGCTGTTAAATCTGTAGAAAATATTGAATATATGATTGAAAAAATTAAAGATAAACTGCGAATGGTCAATGCTGGAGCAGTGAAACCATCTCACTTTGACGAGGATATGTATGAAGAATTAAAAGATCTTTACGACATGGTCATGAAAAAAACAGCCTTCAGTCCAAGTGAAATGCAAGCCATCGCCGAAGAACTAGGAAAACTTAGAAAGTAA